The DNA window CGGCCAAAGGTCAAAGTTAGGATTCCAGGTGGAAGAATTTTGCTAAAAATAGGAAGTTAGTGGAGTATAAGATATTAAGATGTGATTAGCTCTTAGATCAAGACCATCAACTGGCTGAAGTCTCAGCAAACCTGTGTTGACACATCCAACCTTAAGCCTCTGGATTATCCCTGCTGGGCCCCTAGCACACTTTAAATagcaaaattatttaactttggTTCGGTTGGGGAACAAAACAGTAATTAAACTCACAATGCATCTACTGCTTATCTCAacaaactttttattattttaacaccCCTAAAATTAGGACAATAGCTATGGGTTCAATAAAACAGGAAGTTGAGAACACAGGTGTGCATATAGAAATAGTCTAATTTGCTAATTATTCTTGCTCTCACCCTAATTTGTGGTTTAATATTTCCATACCATTTTATTGGTACTAGCTCTTACGGGTTACAGCAATACCCAAACACACTTTTGTTTAGTTTATCTACAGTTATGATTATTTAAGGAAGGGGTCTGCAAACCTTTTTTCTGAAAAGGgccccaaaataaatatttttggctttgcaggaCCTACAGTGTGCATCACAACCTTTCAACTCTCCTGAGGTTGAGAAGCCATAGACAGTACATAGACAAATGAGCAGGCTGTGGGCCAGTGAAATTTTATTTACCAAAAGAGCGAGtcggccagatttggcctgtcgGCCATAGCGTGCTGACCGCTGTTTTAGGGGATAAGCATAATTGTAGAAACACTAAAAGAAAGataagggaaaataaataattagggCATAGGGAGAAATGCTCATTAGagaagaggggtgtgtgtgtgtgtgtgtgtgtgtgtgtgatttttccaATGTGGACACTATTCATAGTTTATACATGACATATTATTTAACACATACATATACCCTGTAGTAGAGGCCCTTCTATGTAGTAATATTGGAAGAGCACTGAATTGGAAGCTAGGAAATCAGGCTCTAGGTAAAGTTCTGCCACTCGCTTGAAATGTTACATTGAGCTAGTTATCCTCTTTGAGCCAGAAAAAATAATGGGATTAAAGGATCTCCAATGGTCTACCTTATCCTTCTCTGATGCTATGATTTTCCTAAGATTTCTAGGGAgaaatacaaagtttaaaaatatggattaaaaatatattaaaaatatataaaaacttggTCTGGAACTTACTAATTCAACCCATGTAACCATCCACACCACCAGAGCCAATGAATCAAAGGACGCTCTGCGAAGGACACTGCTTAGAGGTGTGGAGTAAGAGGAATGCCACAGGTGCCCACCTGGAAGGCTATGAGTGAGGAACTGGGTCTACACACACGTGTGGAATGAAGACTCCCCTTTGGGTGCACTTACTATGATGGGTGAAGCTTCCCTGTGACTTCAGAGGACAGTCATGTGGACATTTTATAGGAAGAACCTGAACAGAGGAGCAGGGGACCAGGGAGTTCTTCCCACCACTGAGTAGAATGGCCCATTTCTTAAAGCCACTTAGACCCAAAGATGGTCACTTCCTTCTCAAAGAGTGGGTGTTTGGGATAGTTGGTTGATCTTTGGATGTTGGACACTGAGAAGGATCTAGGAGGCCCTGAGGCTTGCAAACTACATTCTCCAGTGACCCCTATAGAAAGGGCcgttgtgtgtgtgttgagggggaGATAAGCTGAAAGGGCTTTGTGCCCCATGCCTGCTTCAACCAGAGCTCCCCATCTCTGGCTTTTATTTGCTGGTATTAAGTGCTGATCCAACCACTTCATTAGAAATGAGAAGACTGAGCCTGAGAAGGGGGCATAAGTGGATGTGGCTATATCAGGGAGTCAGAGAAGATTCTACTGGGCATGAGAAGTTTATATTCATCTTCTGGGGAGGACGGATGCCTAGGGGCGGAAGGCACACGAAGAAGCGAATACTCAGTCCCGTTTCCGCCCAGCGACTCTCTGGGTCTCTCAGCCTTGAGGGAAACGTTCTCATAGTACTCCTCAGCAGCGTTCCCTGATGGCCTTTTCCTGAGGACACTGTGGTTGATGAGGGTGTAGCACAGATCCTCCGAGGAGCCCTGGTCAACATTCTCCTGCTGGTCAAAGGACAGCCATCATCAAGACCTGGCCATTCCCTTTATACTTCGTCTCAACAGAGGTTCAGCCTTGGGCAAAGTCTGTCTTCCACAGCCGCTTCCCTTCCATCTCTTGTGTCTGGTTTTCCTAAATGGCTGCCACAGCCCAACCACTAACCCAAGCTGCGAGAGTTCTCATGCTGCTCAGAGAACTCAGCCTACTCAGGCATGCATTCTCTGCCCCACGTCCCAGAGTGACCCCAGACCACACTATGTAATTCCCAAAGTCTCAGGACCCTGAGGCTGCTCGTTCTTATATAAGAGAACAATCTGAAGACACCTTAAAGTGCTTGGGTTATGATATTTAACCACCCATTCTAGAGATATCTGCATTATTAAAAAGAGAATCCACTTAAGAGAAGGTCTCATTCAGCGAAATCTCAGGAGATAAAAAGCAAAACAGCAAGGTACAGGAGAAAGAGCATGGATTTGGGAGTGAGACTTGTTTTTGAATCATGCCCCTGCCATCTTGTCGGCTGTCCGGCTTTGAGGGAACATCACTtaatgtctcagttttctcatctaaaatgGGTAGGAAAATAATAGTACAAATCTTACAGAGTTGTTGTGACAGTTACATGAGATGATGCATGTGAAGCGCTCAGCCCACTGCATGGCATAAaccaagtactcaataaatattagttccttTCAATAAATTGTGCAACAGAGATGGCTGTTGCTTCTGCTGTCAGGCTCTGCATGTGTCCCTGGGCTCACAAGCACTGGTGTCTAAAGAATTCAATATTAAGGTCAGAAGTGGTCTTGAAGATTTTCTCCTGCTATCTGAGGTGTCTGCATTTCTACTGTCATCTCAGAAAAAGTCTCAGAAATGTTTGCATTACCTGGATGGGAGCAGAtgatgtttcttcatctggagaaagaaaatacactTAATGAATTTCAGGTCATGGGAGATTTCtcggaggggaggaaaggagcaCTGAAAGATAAGCAACCAGAGAGCCAAGGAACAGCAGGGGGAGTCTTCCAGGCTATCCTGAGCTTCAACACATCCCTGGGGAGTGACAGGGCCATCTAGACAAGAAACAGCCAGAGCTGTGCTGAGACCCTGAGTGGAGGGAAACACATTCAGTGGGTCTTTGGATAGGAAGTCacacttccctcccttcctcactcctttccttctctgtccTTCCTTACCTAAAATTTGTTGCATGTCTACCCTGTACCAGGACCTAGAGAGACAAAGAAGACTCAgacagtccctgtcctcaaggggCTCACAGGCAAGCATAGGAGGCAGACAAGGACCTAAGAGAGATCCACAATACAGAGGAAAGCTGTCGTTCCTACTGTAGGTGACAGGGGACGATGGCAGTGTGGAAGCTGGTGCTCAAggaaagctttacagagaaagaaactctTAAACTGAACATTCCCATTTTTGAGACTGCTGGCAGAAACAAACATAAGCAGACCAATTATTCAAAAGCCAGTGTACTTAAAACCAGCTGGCTCTGGCCACTCAGCAAAGAGGCAAACACACTAGCTCAATAAGCAAACATGAGAACCCACAAAGAAGCCTCATGATATCACCCTACGTGGGAGGTGGTTGTGCTGATGCAGGCCACCTTGCTGTGTAAAGATTTATATTCCCTCAGTACTGACATTCCAGATTCTCACATCTCTATAAATTCCACTGGCTATCTAGGACTTCCATGACTATCAGTGCAAGAAACGGGTGTATGGGGATCCAAGGTGGTGGCGTAGGAAGATCCTACAATCAGCACCTCCCATGGACACACCCAATCTACACCTACATAGAGAGCAATTctttctgaagaagaactgagggCTGACTGAACAGCTTTGCACAATAAATGACAGAAGGACCAAATAGAGATGGGTAGGAGAGACGGTATGGACAGGAACACCATCCTTGATACAGCAACTTGCAGGAGGGAGGGGTATCACTGAGGGGCCCATGCGTACATTCGCCTCCCCCCCGGGGTGGGGCACAGCAATAAGAATAGTGGTTTAAAAAGCACCTAGACTCTATGTGAAGAAATCCATTTACTACCCCTAGAGCATCTGCCAAATGGGCAGGGAACTACTGGAACACTCCTCAGGTTCAAAGGCACTGGAGAGCACCATTTTTTGCATTCCTCCTTCACCTTGATAGCACAGATGGGAACATAGTccaggtgctccagccaggctgcCAAGATTGCCCCTGCATGCTCCAGGCCCACAGAAGCTCCAGACATCCCCCAAAAGCAACAGCAGGGGGGTGTACTCCAGCTCTCCACCCCCGATTCCTACCCCAGCTCCAGCCATCCCACCAAAGCTGCCCAGCACATACAATCTACACAGAGGCTACTCCTGCCATACAGTCTACACAGAGGCTACTCCTGCACAAGGCCATGACTGCAAGACTGGAAGAGGTAGCTGTTTTGActaattcatagaaacaaacacaagaaataaaatgaggagacagaggaatgttccaaatgaaagaacaaaatcaCCCCCCAGATACAAACCCTAATGAAATGAAGATAAGTCATTTACCTGATAGAGTTCAAaaaaatgatcataaagatgctgaccaaactcaggagaagaatggaggaaCACAGTGAAAACCTCCACAGGGaattagaaaatgtaagaaagaaaACCAATTGGAGATGAAGAATACCATGAtgggaatgaaaaatacactagtgGGAATTAACaacagattagatgatacagaggaaaagATCAGTGATCAGAAGACAGAagagtggaaatcacccaatcagaacagcaaaaggggaaaagaatttttttaaatgaggatagtttaaggaaTCTCTGGGGAAAACATCAAGCAaattaacattcacattataggggtccctgagggagaagagtgagagaaagaggcagaaaatgtatttaaagaaataatggctgaaaacttccctaatctggggaagaaaacagatatccaggtccaggaagcaacaagatgaacccaaagagatccacaccaagacatatcataattaaaacggcaaaagttaaagagagaaaagacagcaagaaaaaaacaagtcaCATCAAGGGAGCTCttataagactatcagctgattttttagcagaaactttgcaggccagagggaAGTAGCATGATATATTTGAAGGGCTGAAAGGAAAAACCATAACAACCCAAGAAAactgtacccagcaaggttattatttagaattgaaggagaggtAAAATTTCCCAggcaagcaaaaactaaaggagTTTATCACCACTAGACTGGCCTTACAGGAAATGTTTAAGGGTCTTCTTTAAGCAGAAAGTAAAAGATTATAACTAAAAATAAGACActatatgaaagaaaatatctcactggtaaaggcaaatatatattaaagCCAGTGGAACAGCCACTTAAGaagctagtatgaaggttaaaagaccaAAGTAGTAAAATCAACTGTAACTACAATAAGAAGTTAAGGGATACACcgaataaaaatgtgaaatatgatGACAATAACATAAACATAGGTGGGAGGCAGTAAAAATGTAGTGCTTttagaatgcattcaaacttaaGTAACTATCAGCTTAAAActaactgatatatatatatatatatatacacacacacacacacacacacaatcacaaaaGACAACTACAAGtaagccaacacacacacataatcacaagagacaactacaagcaagccaacaaactggacaatcTAGAAGAGATGGATAATTCCTAGAAACATCCAATCTTCCAAGAGTgattcagaaagaaatagaaaaaatgaacagaccaattactagtatcagtagaatcagtaatcaaaaaactcccaacaaacaaaagtttagggtgagacggcttcacaggtgaattctaccaaacatttaaagaagagttaatacctagtcttctcaaactcttccaaaatattgaatGCTTCCACGTTCATTTTACAAGGCctgcattaccttgataccaaaaccagacagacaccacagaaaaaaaaaacagtacaggccaatatccctgatgaacttagatgcaaaaatcttcaacaaaatattaataaaccaaaTTCAACTATACTGtggtcaagtggaatttattccagggatgcaaggataattcgatatgcacaaatcaatcaatgtgatatgccacattaacagaatgaaggataaaaatcatatgatttttatcctgatTTTTATtaatcacctcaatagatgcagacaaagcatttgacaaaatttaacatctatttatgataaaaactctcaacaaactgaatatagagggaatatacctcagcataaaggccatatacatcAAGCTCACAGCAACATCATGCTCGATGATGATAAgctgaaatctttttctttaagatcagaaacaagacaagtatgtccaacactcaccacttttattcaacataatattggaagtctaGCCCCAGCAAccagacaaaaaaagagataaagggcATGCAAATTAgaagggaaaaagtaaaactatcactctttgcagatgatataatactatatatagaaaaccctaaagatgccaccaaaaaactattagaactaataaattcagtaaggttgcaagatacaaaattaacatacagaaatctgttgcatttctatacattagtaacaaactatcagaaagagaaattaagaaaacaatcctatttacaattgtatcaagaagaataaaatacctagaataaaTCTAACccaggaggtaaaagacttgtactctgaaaactataagacatagatgaaagaaattgaagaccatacacaaaaaatggaaagatatactgtgctcatggattggaaaaactaatactgtttttcacagaacttgaataAATGATCCTAAAGTTTGTATGAAAcctcaaaagatgcagaatagCTGAGCAGTCTtgagaaaagaaaagtgaagctggaggtatcatgcttggtgatttcaaactatattacactACTATAGTATGCTATTACTATAGTAGTACTATGGTACAAATACTATACTACTATACTGGATATTAtttaaaagacaacaaataacaactgTTGTCAAGGATGGAGAAATGGGAattttttgcactgttggtgggattgtaaattgctgcaacctctatggaaaacagtatggagtttcctcaaaaaattaaatatacaactaccatacgatccagcaattccacttctgagtattgatctgaagaaaatataagaactaatttgaaaagatatatgcaccccaatgttcattgcagcatatttacaacagccaagacagggaagcaacctaagtgtcccccagtagatgaatggataaagaagatgtggtatatgtatatacaatgaaatattactcagccataaatagaatgaaatcttgccatttgcagcaacatggatgaatctagagggtattatgctgagtgaaataagtcagacagagaaagaaaaatatcgtatgatttcacttatatgtagaatctaaaaaacaaaacaaatgaacaaacataacaaaatagaaacagactcatagatactgaggacaaactggtggttaccagaggggagggggcaggggtgtgAGTTAATAGGTGATGGAGATTAAGTGGTACAAacatccagttataaaataaataagtcatgagaaCATAATATGCAGTATAGGGAATATTGTGAATAGTTctataataattttgtatggtgatggtatattatatatatttgatatatatggtatatatatcaaatcactacgttgtgcacctgaaactagtataacgTTATACATCAataacttcaataaaattttgaaaaagaaaagggtCTGTGAGTTTCAGCATTAGAGGTCTTATTTCTACCATTAGAggtctatttctatttctgtttcgctGTGATGGAGATTGGGGTTTCCTGCACCCACAATTCCCCTGGGTGAAAAGGCTAAGGGCGGGAGGGCTGTATGATTTTTTTACACACCAATAGGGCTCGTTTTTCAGAGTCAGAGTGAATGAACCAGCCTCTCCTCTTTAAACCCAGGAAGGCAAAGGCAaaactcatttgtttttcttctttagaaacgTTGTGGCCTGTCCTCAGGCCTCTACTTCCTTTGCTTGCCCCCTTACATGTGACACTCTTCACCACCCTCTCCTTCAAATGCTTTTCTTTCCTTAACTTTACCCCTGTTCAGTCACCAGAGACCGTTGTATCAGCCTCCTAAGTGGTCTTCCAGCATCCGTTCTTGTCACTCCCTCCTACAATATGTTCTCTGCACAACAAACTGGGTGATGTCTTTAATGCAAATGTGGTCATACTTGGCCCTTGTTTAAAGCCTTTCAGTGCCTCCTGTAGCTCTCAAGACaaaaaccctaaccctaaacttgACCCCAaggccctgcccctcctctgtgCCCACACTGGCCTCATTGCAGTTCCTTACATGTGCCTCACACCTCCACCTTTTGCTTTTATTGTTCCCATTTAACTCCTTCAGCCTGCAGACCTCGGGAAATAACAGAAGGCTATGGAGATCAATAAGCCCCTTCTTGCCTCAATGAGCTCCCAATTTAGTGGAGAAAAAGAGACACGCAATTGAACAAATTGCAGCAAATGTGTGAGTGTTATACTAGAAATATGCCCAAGGAACTCTGAGAGCAGAGGGAAGGGGCAGCTTGGAAACCTAAGTCTGTCAAAAGTAAAAATGATGTGAAAGCAATGACTTACGTTGCTTTGGGGAGTCTTGTCTCTctttaaaaatgtgcatttttttcctataaaagaaaaggaaaagaaatcagttGTTTTAATATTCAGAAACTCTCAAAGGGAGTTACACTCAACTATGAAAACTTATGCTTAACTCATTTGTTAAAGTTATAAGCCTCTTATAATACCTCCTTCAGCCAGAGACATAAGaggataggaaaaagaaaaaattaaagataagacCGAATAGAAATCTACTCCTTTgcgtttctctctctccctttttctccttcctcctcctttttctgagGCTGGTATGGAATTGATTTATAGATGGAGAACTATGGTTATGttatacataatttatttatttatttatttatttatttatttatttatttatttatttatttatttatttatttattttattggcggcattgggtcttcgttgtgcgcaggctttctctagttgtggtgagtgggggctactcttcattgtggtgcacgggcttctcactgcgatggcttctcttgttgcggagcacgggctctagagcacaggctcagtagttgtggtgcacggtcttagttgctctgcggcatgtgggatcttcctggaccagggcttgaacctgtgtcccctgcattggcaggtggattcttaatcactgggccaccagggaagtcccctcaacaTAACTTTTTGGAGAGTTTCTTCTGAcaaaatttcaatttcttttatatcAAGGAGCCATTGTTATATCCACTCCCAACCTCAATCCCAATCTATGATatccaaacaaacaagcaagcaagcaagcaatcaAACATCTCCCGTATGAGCACAGAGGTGACTGCACTGTACTGATGACCCTCGGAAAAACACAGTATAAATATAATGGCAGCCAGTTATCATCACAGGAGACAAGGACAACATCTGCTCTAAGGAGAATGACCATATGTCCTGGTTTACACAGACAGTTTAGTTAATGTTGTTATCAATCATTTAGTGACACGTAACTATTTTTAGCCTCCTTTTCACTCGCAAAAGTTTCCCAGTTTGGACAATGAATTATACGGTCATCCTGGCTATACGTTCTCTGTGCAAGGGACGGAAATGCATGCTTCTGTCCCAGGTAGACGCTGGGATTTGCAGTGTGATTAAGGGGCCTTTCTCTACATTGATAGCCAGTTTCATCCTTGCTTCTGAGGCTTTTCCGTTTGAAGAGTGTGTAACCACCCATGAGACTATTGTTCCTTTTTCTCACCAAACTCGAAGCATCACTTCCCTGACTGACTCTCAGATGATGGTGCCTGGGCTAGTACCCAGCTTCCACTGTGGCCACAGACAGTGGGTAATTCACAGGTAACTTACAGCAAATACCACATTGAAACTACACTTATAGGGAAATAAACCCTGAAAACAGTTCTCCACTCACCATGGAAGGCAGAAACACCCGTCAGCGATGTGGCAGTCCCAGCATCTAAAGTACCCAAGAGATGACACAAATCACAAGTTTAGTTTCTGCAGCTTTGTTAGGGTGACTCTCTTCCCTTTGTCATTTCTGTgaaacccccttttttttttctcccccaagaGAATATTCATTCTAGGTGACTTGGACACATCTGTCATACTAGAATGGCTTCGTCCTTCCAAAAGACATTAACTGGACCTTTGGAAATATGACATTATCAACTCCTAATCAGAGAAGGAACTTTCTGTTGTgttcccaggaaagaaaaaaggcttGCTTATCTCCAATTCCAGCGATTTATGTGGCCTCTTGTGATGAAGGACACACAGAGTTATCTCCAGGAAATCAAAGTAAAAGTGTGTGGACATTTGAGAAATTTCTTCTAGGCACCGATTAGGCAATATTTACATAGGATCCCGCTGCACTCTGAATTTCTCCTATTTACACTCTATTATAATTTTCTGCTCACTTGTCTATATCCTACACTAGAAGGTGAGTTTCACAAGGTTGGGGGCCATATTTGTCTGTTCATCATGGTATAGATTACCAGCATAtgccacagtgtctggcacatagtaaatatattttcaataagtATTTGATAAATGAAGGAGTGGCTAAGAACAGAGCAACTCTAACTGGCTCAGATCATCAGATCTGCCTTATTGACCTCAAGGTATAGCTATATAAACAGGACTTGTTATCTCTTTAATGGCAGAAAGGCTCAGGGTCTCTCTGTGGTCAGACACTGAGGCTAAGTCTGGGCATCTTTCTAAACTGAGGCATAGTTAACTACCTACACAGTTGACTGGGAAATGCCTTTATAAAGTACTGCATGTACCAGTAACACTATGtaaaaatgtttggaaaacaCCATCCAAAAATATCTCCCCCAGTGAGCTTTTTCAGGGTGTTCTCTTGGAAAGGGCAGTGGAAGAGAGGCTGCTGCACTTGAGCTTGGCTGTGGACACCAGCGTGCTGAATCTTCTGACAGCTTCTTGGGTCTGTGTACCATTAGAGCCTTTGGGGCTGAGAGGTATGGCTGTAGTTCTTCCTCCTCTTCAGGCTTCGTTCAGGGTTCTTTAGCCCATTTGCTTATATCTCCTATTTCTGCCATTAAAGAAACACCAGAAGGAAACCACTAAATCACGCTCTTGCTAAGAAATCAGGTTCGCTGAGGAGATATGGGAGTGAGATGAAAGGAGATGATTAATTTTGCATTACTGGATCAATATCTCTGGACTCCCTGAGCCAcagtttctttatatataaaatgaggatacTTATACCACTTATTTCATGGAGTTGTAAGGGTCACATAAAGTTAAATATGCACAAAAGCTATTTTCAAACTGACTATTTCCCCCAGTCAACTTTTCTGCAATATATTCTTGCATTTCAGTTTGGAGTTTTGGTCTGGGGTAGGTTCAGGCTACATGCCAGCAATTCCAGGTTCCTGTCTCTTACACAAAGCTTCCCTGGCTCCAGTCTGCCCAGTCTCTCCCTTCTTCTAATGCCCATAGCCCTTCCAGTCTGTTTCATCCTTTGGACTGTATACTTTAACCTAGGTCCAATGATACACACCAAATATTTGATCCTTAATTTGCACCGAAGTAAAGCACCCTGTTGGGGGGATGTCTGTGTAGGCTTTGGCTGTGTAGCTGCCTTTTAACTGATACTCTTTCAAAAGCTTCTCCTGAAACCATGGAGAAAATGTAGATAACTCTTCATGCTACAGAACAACTGGCTTTGCCACACTTTGGGATTCTTGGATTCAGGGACACTCGTTCCATATTTTAGCGATTCCCTGACACTCAAAAGGCCTGGTCAGAAAGGATTGATGAGGAAGACTTTGTTTAAGAGCATCAGGGTAATCACAAGTGTCTCTCTGCACAGCCCTTTCAACAACTGTAGCCATGTGGAGGATGTGGTT is part of the Mesoplodon densirostris isolate mMesDen1 chromosome 5, mMesDen1 primary haplotype, whole genome shotgun sequence genome and encodes:
- the GCSAM gene encoding germinal center-associated signaling and motility protein, yielding MGNSLLRENRRWQISQETPWNLRNQSPKQRTARCWDCHIADGCFCLPWKKMHIFKERQDSPKQHEETSSAPIQENVDQGSSEDLCYTLINHSVLRKRPSGNAAEEYYENVSLKAERPRESLGGNGTEYSLLRVPSAPRHPSSPEDEYKLLMPSRIFSDSLI